A genomic window from Cinclus cinclus chromosome 5, bCinCin1.1, whole genome shotgun sequence includes:
- the MYOZ2 gene encoding myozenin-2, whose protein sequence is MLSDSALAKERKEQASAIMDEIHRNVSPSLNLGKKVSTPRDIMVEELSTLSNRGARLFKRRQRRSDKYTYENYHYVANKPRNRGEPIQSVRMDGLSVEGIPQHAPMTPPNTPDPRSPPHPDNIAPGYSGPLKEIPPEKFNTTAVPKYYQSPWIEAIRDDPELLEALYPKLFTPEAKPELPDYRSFNRVATPFGGFERASKLVKFKVPDYNMLMLNDPRFMILANPLAARRSFNRTPKGWTSENIPVVFIHPAESNTVPETEDL, encoded by the exons TCTCACCCAGCCTGAACCTTGGGAAAAAGGTCAGCACGCCCAGAGATATCATGGTGGAGGAATTGTCGACGCTCAGCAACAGAGGGGCCAGGCTCTTCAAGCGACGCCAGCGGAGATCTGACAAATACACGTATGAGAATTATCATTACGTGGCAAACAAGCCAAGAAAT CGTGGAGAGCCCATCCAGAGTGTCAGAATGGATGGCCTCAGTGTGGAAGGAATCCCCCAGCACGCCCCAATGACACCTCCCAACACACCTGACCCCCGGAGCCCTCCACACCCTGACAACATCGCCCCAG GATATTCTGGACCACtgaaagaaattcctcctgaaaaGTTCAACACTACAGCTGTGCCAAAGTATTACCAGTCTCCCTGGATAGAAGCCATCAGGGATGATCCAGAACTGCTGGAAGCTTTATATCCTAAACTTTTTACACCTGAAGCAAAGCCGGAACTGCCTGACTACAGGAGCTTTAACAG AGTTGCCACTCCCTTTGGTGGTTTTGAGAGAGCATCAAAGCTGGTTAAATTCAAGGTACCAGATTATAATATGCTGATGCTAAACGATCCCAGATTCATGATCCTTGCAAACCCTCTTGCTGCCAGAAGATCCTTCAACAGGACTCCCAAAGGATGGACGTCTGAGAATATCCCTGTAGTGTTCATCCACCCTGCAGAATCCAACACTGTTCCAGAAACAGAGGACCTGTGA